The following DNA comes from Sinorhizobium mexicanum.
CGCGACGTTCGGCACGATGCCGATCGAATTGCGCACGACCAGCGCCAAGCCTTGCGGCGCGCCCCAGTTCATCGGGATGAACAGGCCGACCAGCAGCAGGAGCAGCACCAGGATCGGCGAGATCTTCCAGAACAGGTTGAATGGGATGATCCCGAACTTCACCAGGCAGAACAGGAGGAGGAGATAGACATTGAGGAGGACGACGATCATGGCTGCCGCTCCCTTGCAGCCGATGCCGGAACGTCGACATAGGCCCATATCAGCACAAGCGGCCAGAAGACGAAGCCGAAGAACAGCGTCACCCAGCCGCCGACTGTCACCGCCTCCGCCCAGGGATGGTTGCGCCGCTTCGCGATCATGCCCGGCAGCATGGCGAGGAAGACGATCACGAAGACCGTGCTCAGTACGAGCACGATCAGCACGATCCAGGCAAAGATGTCGATCATGCTCACGGCCGGCCTCCTTCCTTTCTCGGCGAAGGATACGAAGTCCGGGGCCGATGGATGAAGTACGTTACTGTTACATTCGGCCGAAAGCCCGCCCTACAGCGCCGCGCGTCCGATCGGACGCGCAAAGGGCGCTTTAGCACCTTGAATTGCTGCACGTTTCCATCCCTGAACCGGCCAGAATTTGAGGGAAACATGCAGTGGCTCAGCCGTAGAGATATTCCGGCAGCCAGAGCGTCATGCCGGGCCAGAGATACATGATGATCATGCAGAGGATGACGATCAGCATGTAAGGCATCATGCCGGCGAAGATCTGGTTCAAGGTGACGTGCGGCGGTGACACGCCCTTCAGGTAGTAGGCCGACATCGCCACCGGCGGCGACAGGAAGGCCGCCTGGAGGTTGACGAAGACGAGCACGCCCCAGAGCACCGGGTCGATGTCGAAGTGCCTCAGCATCGGTAGGAAGATCGGCACGAAGATGATGATGATCTCCGTCCATTCGAGCGGCCAGCCGAGGATGAAGATGATCGCCTGCGACAGGATCATGAACTGAATTGGCGTGAGATCGAGCGCGAGCACCCATTGCTCGATCAACGCCTGCCCGCCGAGGATGGCGAAGACGGCGGAAAAGAGCGCCGAACCGACGAAGAGCCAGCACACCATCGCCGTGGTCTTCGCGGTCAGGAACACCGCCTCCTTGGTGCGCTTCCAGTCGAGCGTGCGCGCCTGGAAGGCGAGCAGGAAGGCGCCGGCGGCGCCGACCGCCGCGGACTCGGTCGCGGTGGTGATGCCGAACAGGATGACGGCGAGCACGACGACGGTGAGGATGCCGAGCGGCATGACGGAGGAGACGAGCAGCTTCATCACCTGAAGCCGCTCGGCGCTCATGTTGCGATAGTAGCGGATGAGGACCAGGGCGGCGATTGCGGCGGCGATGGCGAAGGACACATAGAAGGCGGTGCTCGGCCCGTTGACGACCGCCGGCCCGTTGTCGACGGCAGGTGCCCCGAGTTGTTCCAGCCCCTCCGGCGCTTCCGTTTCGGCGGCGGCCTGCGGATGGATGACGGCATACCACCACACGAGCGCGAATGTGAGTACGGTCAGCGCGAAGGGCACGAGTGCCGCGGCGAAATTCTTGAGGAGCCGCCAATAGGTTAGCCGCCCCTCGCCCGTCTCCAGCGCCAGCGCCTTCGCCGGCGAGACCAGCGCACGGAAAAGCCCGGCCAGCATGTTGGGCGAATAGGCTGCCTGCAGCTTGCCCATCCAGGCGGCGACCGGAACCCGTGTCTGCTCCTCGGGCAAAGCCGGCGCGATCTTCGGATTGATCGCCGCCCAGCCGAGAATATAGGCGAGATAGAGGAACGACAGGAAGAAGCCCGGCAGCATCGTTGCCGCATAAAGCTTGACCACGGATTGCCCCGCGACCGCGGCGTAGACGATGATCATTACCGAGGGCGGGATCAGGATGCCGAGCGTGCCGCCCGCGGTGATCACGCCCGAGGCGAGCTTGACGTCGTAGCCGGCGCGCAGCATCGGGCTCATGGCGATCACGCCCATCAGCACAACCACGGCGCCGACAAGGCCGCTGGCGATGCCCCAGAAGGTGCAGACGATCAGCGTCGCGACCGCGAGCGACGCCGGCACCCGCCGAAACGAGAGCTGGATGCTGTAGAACATCTTGTCGACGAGCGCCCCGCGCTCCATCACATAGCCCATCAGCACGAAAAGCGGGATCGAGATCAGCACGTCGTTGGTCATCGCGCCATAGGTGCGCTGGACCATCAGGTCGAAGACGCGGTTGTCGATCCAGTGTTCGGCCGGATTGTAGAAGGCGTAGAAGCCGAAGAGCATGCCGAGCCCCATCAG
Coding sequences within:
- a CDS encoding DUF3302 domain-containing protein, translated to MSMIDIFAWIVLIVLVLSTVFVIVFLAMLPGMIAKRRNHPWAEAVTVGGWVTLFFGFVFWPLVLIWAYVDVPASAARERQP
- a CDS encoding TRAP transporter large permease; protein product: MSDQFLGLTMLTLIVVVIVMGFPTAFTLMGLGMLFGFYAFYNPAEHWIDNRVFDLMVQRTYGAMTNDVLISIPLFVLMGYVMERGALVDKMFYSIQLSFRRVPASLAVATLIVCTFWGIASGLVGAVVVLMGVIAMSPMLRAGYDVKLASGVITAGGTLGILIPPSVMIIVYAAVAGQSVVKLYAATMLPGFFLSFLYLAYILGWAAINPKIAPALPEEQTRVPVAAWMGKLQAAYSPNMLAGLFRALVSPAKALALETGEGRLTYWRLLKNFAAALVPFALTVLTFALVWWYAVIHPQAAAETEAPEGLEQLGAPAVDNGPAVVNGPSTAFYVSFAIAAAIAALVLIRYYRNMSAERLQVMKLLVSSVMPLGILTVVVLAVILFGITTATESAAVGAAGAFLLAFQARTLDWKRTKEAVFLTAKTTAMVCWLFVGSALFSAVFAILGGQALIEQWVLALDLTPIQFMILSQAIIFILGWPLEWTEIIIIFVPIFLPMLRHFDIDPVLWGVLVFVNLQAAFLSPPVAMSAYYLKGVSPPHVTLNQIFAGMMPYMLIVILCMIIMYLWPGMTLWLPEYLYG